A single window of Solanum dulcamara chromosome 5, daSolDulc1.2, whole genome shotgun sequence DNA harbors:
- the LOC129890284 gene encoding uncharacterized protein LOC129890284, producing the protein MDPLDSLVVKRIEGKEKLKKKIIKSQKSVSICCKGEGKFVPMKVAIQEASSKNSLLERINSLETRLFQLCLEIETARTSCSSSSNIQTTFAEKSKNNDDKRQATSSYPIFDFSQKQSHNLAQDLEQSTCMKKKKPLHFGRSKSTKDIEKITSKNGKKKSLKASWPHLRILGC; encoded by the exons ATGGACCCTTTAGATTCTCTTGtt GTGAAACGTATTGAAGgaaaagagaaattgaaaaagaaaattattaaaagtcAGAAATCAGTATCAATATGTTGCAAAGGAGAAGGGAAATTTGTTCCAATGAAAGTGGCAATTCAAGAAGCTTCATCCAAAAATTCATTATTGGAAAGAATTAATTCTCTTGAGACTCGACTTTTtcag CTGTGCCTGGAAATTGAAACTGCAAGAACATCATGTAGCTCTTCATCAAATATACAAACTACATTTgcagaaaaatcaaaaaataatgatGACAAGAGACAAGCAACTTCTTCTTATccaatttttgatttttcacaG AAACAATCTCATAATTTGGCACAAGATTTGGAGCAATCAACTtgcatgaagaagaagaagccatTGCATTTTGGGAGAAGCAAAAGTACTAAAGatattgaaaaaattacaagtaaaaatgggaagaaaaaaagtttaaaagcCAGTTGGCCACATCTTAGGATCTTAGGTTGCTAA
- the LOC129888766 gene encoding uncharacterized protein LOC129888766, producing the protein MEFPLIARCTNTTNTPSTTSFLGCKMSLCYFPIRNKRKYNEKFSVVRVKAMAEKSSTGEAASSVEIRQRENGVGYTGSTMEVTTFNQSFSDAQLPVWEKIGAIVRLSYGIGIYGAMALAGKFICSISGIDCTGGFSPSLDAIVEGLGYAAPPIMALLFILDDEVVKLSPHARAIRDVEDEELRNFFYGMSPWQFILIVAASSVGEELFYRAAVQGALADIFLRSTDLVTEARGMASLTGVLPPYVPFAQAFAAVMTAALTGSLYYIAASPKDPTYVVAPMLKSRSGREDLKKLFAAWYERRQMKKIYSPLLESILALYLGFEWIQTNNILAPIITHGIYSAVILGHGLWKIHDHRRRLHQRILRLKQEGKNSSNL; encoded by the exons ATGGAATTTCCGTTGATAGCTCGATGTACGAATACGACGAATACTCCGTCGACGACGTCGTTTTTGGGATGTAAAATGAGTTTATGCTATTTTCCGATTAGAAATAAGAGGAAATATAATGAGAAATTTTCGGTGGTGAGAGTTAAAGCTATGGCGGAGAAGTCAAGTACCGGCGAGGCAGCGTCATCAGTTGAAATTCGGCAGAGAGAAAATGGAGTAGGGTACACGGGATCTACTATGGAGGTGACCACATTCAATCAGAGCTTCAGTGATGCGCAGTTACCAGTTTGGGAGAAAATCGGTGCTATTGTCAGACTCAGTTATGGAATCG GCATCTATGGAGCAATGGCTTTAGCCGGAAAGTTCATATGCTCAATATCTGGAATCGACTGCACAGGAGGGTTCAGTCCATCATTAGATGCCATTGTTGAAGGACTAGGATATGCAGCTCCACCCATTATGGCTCTTCTATTTATACTAGAT GATGAAGTTGTGAAGCTATCTCCTCATGCTCGAGCAATCAGGGATGTTGAGGATGAAGAGCTAAGGAACTTCTTTTATGGAATGTCACCTTGGCAG TTCATTCTGATTGTTGCTGCAAGCTCCGTCGGAGAGGAGCTTTTCTACCGTGCTGCTGTTCAG GGAGCTTTGGCTGATATTTTCTTACGGAGCACTGATTTGGTGACTGAAGCTCGAGGAATGGCATCATTG ACTGGTGTTTTGCCACCTTATGTACCATTTGCTCAAGCATTTGCAGCTGTAATGACAGCAGCTCTGACCGGTTCTTTGTATTATATTGCTGCTTCTCCAAAAG ATCCTACCTATGTTGTTGCACCAATGCTGAAGTCACGTTCAGGTCGTGAAGATCTGAAAAAACTCTTTGCAG CTTGGTATGAGAGGCGACAAATGAAGAAGATTTACTCTCCTTTACTGGAATCAATACTAGCCCTTTACCTTGGGTTTGAATGGATCCAG ACAAACAACATTCTTGCACCTATAATCACACATGGGATATACTCTGCTGTAATTCTCGGACATGGACTCTGGAAAATCCACGATCATCGGAGAAGGCTACATCAGAGAATCCTCCGACTTAAACAAGAAGGCAAGAATTCAAGTAACTTGTAA